In the genome of uncultured Pseudodesulfovibrio sp., one region contains:
- a CDS encoding FAD-dependent oxidoreductase produces MQRNDPTPSGHVRPGMPEFLTKPAPITDIKETKEYDIVVVGAGTPGVPCALAAAESGAEVALIQKEADASACGNFGSGIDLANSDPTDVEALISKLMAVSAHRPKRELLRSWAQNSGEAISWMIEKSKEAGAQVANLGNKAHTELLEKYGYNISFVTSFFGPKPYDIGDGLKALCKLAAKEGVHIFFNTPAQQLVVEDGKVVGVIAKTDEGYVQFNARKGVVMATGDYQNDSDMLHYYMPDVANLVPKKAGRTGDGHKMIVWAGGKIENIGHTKMCHDFDSGPATMCDMPFMRVKLNGKRFCDETLGMELMNCYLLGDEDMGQYCQIFDAAYMDKAADWPGGLVSPEEMKTWMPEEDVERKGVEADLINTHKADTLEELAEKLGITDVPAFLETVKKYNEMVAAGTDSEFGMPSQYLKPIDTAPYYGIHRHLGMSMACSGVEVNGDLQCLDVNGNPIEGLYAAGNCAGNFYGGVEYPMTVAGLNLGHNYTQGYVIGKKLAKA; encoded by the coding sequence ATGCAAAGAAATGACCCCACCCCGAGCGGCCATGTCCGCCCCGGCATGCCCGAGTTTTTGACCAAACCCGCCCCGATCACGGACATCAAGGAAACAAAGGAATACGACATCGTCGTCGTCGGTGCAGGAACCCCTGGTGTTCCCTGCGCCCTCGCCGCTGCGGAGTCCGGTGCCGAAGTGGCTCTGATCCAAAAGGAAGCGGATGCTTCCGCGTGCGGTAATTTCGGCTCGGGCATTGATCTGGCAAACAGTGATCCCACCGATGTCGAAGCCCTGATTTCCAAGCTGATGGCGGTTTCCGCCCATCGACCGAAACGCGAACTGCTGCGTTCCTGGGCCCAGAACTCCGGCGAGGCCATCAGTTGGATGATCGAGAAGTCCAAGGAGGCCGGTGCTCAGGTAGCCAACCTCGGCAACAAGGCACATACCGAGTTGCTGGAAAAATATGGATACAACATCAGTTTCGTCACCTCCTTTTTCGGTCCCAAGCCTTATGATATCGGCGACGGCCTGAAGGCTCTTTGCAAACTGGCGGCCAAGGAAGGCGTGCACATTTTCTTCAACACCCCTGCCCAGCAACTGGTTGTCGAGGACGGCAAAGTCGTCGGCGTTATCGCCAAGACCGATGAAGGCTATGTCCAGTTCAATGCTCGCAAAGGTGTTGTCATGGCTACCGGCGACTACCAGAACGACAGCGATATGCTCCACTATTATATGCCTGACGTGGCGAACCTGGTCCCCAAAAAGGCGGGCAGAACCGGTGACGGCCACAAGATGATCGTCTGGGCCGGCGGCAAGATCGAGAACATCGGCCACACAAAGATGTGCCATGATTTCGATTCCGGCCCTGCCACCATGTGCGACATGCCCTTCATGCGCGTGAAGTTGAACGGCAAGCGGTTCTGCGACGAAACCCTCGGAATGGAACTAATGAACTGCTACCTGCTGGGTGATGAGGATATGGGGCAGTATTGCCAGATCTTCGACGCGGCCTACATGGACAAGGCGGCAGACTGGCCGGGCGGACTTGTCTCTCCCGAAGAGATGAAAACCTGGATGCCCGAAGAGGACGTGGAGCGCAAAGGCGTCGAGGCCGATCTGATCAACACCCACAAGGCTGACACCCTCGAGGAGTTGGCCGAGAAACTGGGTATCACCGACGTTCCGGCTTTCCTCGAGACCGTCAAGAAATACAACGAAATGGTCGCAGCGGGCACGGACAGCGAGTTCGGCATGCCTTCGCAGTACCTGAAGCCGATCGACACCGCGCCCTACTACGGTATCCACCGCCACCTGGGCATGTCCATGGCCTGTTCCGGCGTCGAGGTAAACGGCGACCTGCAGTGTCTTGACGTCAACGGCAACCCCATCGAAGGGCTCTATGCGGCCGGAAACTGCGCCGGCAACTTCTACGGCGGCGTCGAGTACCCCATGACTGTGGCCGGACTGAACCTGGGACACAACTACACCCAGGGTTATGTCATCGGTAAGAAGCTGGCAAAAGCCTAG